DNA from Chloroflexota bacterium:
CACGTCCAGGGCAGCGGTCGGTTCGTCCAGGACGATCAGAGGAGCATCCCGCATGAAGCCCCGTGCCAACGCTAGCCGCTGCCACTCGCCGCCGGAGAGTTCCCGGCCGCCAAACTGCCGGCCCAATTGCGTATCAAGACCGTCCGGTAGCCTGTCGATGACCTCGGCGGCGCCGGAATTGACGGCAGCGGCGCGGATTCGGTCGTCGTCTGCTCGCGCTTCTACATGGCCCAACCCGACGTTCTCGCCTGCCGTTAGCTCGTATTGCACGAAGTCCTGGAAGATCACACCCATTCTGCGGCGCAGATCGGCGATGTCGTACTCGCGCAGATCGACGCCATCCAGCAGAATACGCCCGCCGGTGGGATCATAGAAGCGCAGCAGCAACTTGATGATGGTGGTCTTGCCGGCGCCGTTGTGGCCTACGAGTGCCGTGGATTGGTCGGGCTCAAAATGGAATGAAACATCTTCCAATATCGGTCGGTCGGTGCCGGGATATGTGAAACTCACGTGCTCAAAGACGATGCCTGCCGAGATTGGCTGTGGCGCCGAGCGAGGACGGCTGGGCTGTTCTAAGTCCGGCGGCGCTTCCAGGATGCGCTTCAGCGTGCGCAGTCTGCTAAAGCGGAGCGGGAGAAATCCCATTTGAAAACCAACAAAGAGGAGTTGCTGGTGAAGCAAGGCAGCAGCGCCGCTATAGAGCACAAAGGCACCCAAGGACTCTGCGCCGAGAAACACTTGCCACGCCAGCCAAATCCAGAGCACCCCAACACCCACCACTGCCAGCAAACTCGCCAGCGTTACACGGGGCACCATGTCGCGGCGTACGCGGAAAAGCCTCGCCATGGTGCGGTCGAAGATGGTCTTGTATTGCTGGGCAAAGAATCCGTGCAAACCGTAGAGGCGCACGTCTTTGGCCGGCTCGGGCGCGAGCATCATGCCGCGGCTGTATTCCAGGCGGCGGGTCTCCGGCGTTTGCACGTACAGATGACTGCCCATGCGATCGGAAAAGTCCCAGCGCTGTCCGATAGCGGGGAGCGTGAGGAGTATGAGTCCCACGGGCACAAGCGGGTGCAGAGCCGCCAGGA
Protein-coding regions in this window:
- a CDS encoding ABC transporter ATP-binding protein, with translation MDSHQERSFFKRGPETLHLCRLAVWLAWRAQPLLAGLMLMLIALQSALPPLLLWFTQALVERLTLDLGLTAQAPELVRLLPLGAWIGLAAAAVALSQILQPLSATFQVMVDDRITGFVGRELIRVANSWQGIARFEDPAFADDLAHARRYVSGGGMDVMRSSEVAVLSLFTAIGMAAVLAALHPLVPVGLILLTLPAIGQRWDFSDRMGSHLYVQTPETRRLEYSRGMMLAPEPAKDVRLYGLHGFFAQQYKTIFDRTMARLFRVRRDMVPRVTLASLLAVVGVGVLWIWLAWQVFLGAESLGAFVLYSGAAALLHQQLLFVGFQMGFLPLRFSRLRTLKRILEAPPDLEQPSRPRSAPQPISAGIVFEHVSFTYPGTDRPILEDVSFHFEPDQSTALVGHNGAGKTTIIKLLLRFYDPTGGRILLDGVDLREYDIADLRRRMGVIFQDFVQYELTAGENVGLGHVEARADDDRIRAAAVNSGAAEVIDRLPDGLDTQLGRQFGGRELSGGEWQRLALARGFMRDAPLIVLDEPTAALDVETEYAVYQRFHALTRGKITVLISHRFSTVRMADRILYLADRRIAEAGTHDELMAQHGGYARLYSLQAAQYTDATQEEDGA